The Fusobacterium periodonticum ATCC 33693 genome includes a window with the following:
- the pheS gene encoding phenylalanine--tRNA ligase subunit alpha has protein sequence MKEEILKVKEEIQKHIEESKTLQKLEEIRVNYMGKKGIFTDLSKKMKDLTAEERPKIGQIINEVKEKISNLLDEKNKALKEKELNERLESEIIDVSLPGTKYNYGTVHPINETMELMKNIFSKMGFDIVDGPEIETVEYNFDALNIPKTHPSRDLTDTFYLNDSIVLRTQTSPVQIRYMLEHGTPFRMICPGKVYRPDYDISHTPMFHQMEGLVVGKDISFADLKGILTHFVKEVFGDRKVRFRPHFFPFTEPSAEMDVECMICHGEGCRLCKDSGWIEIMGCGMVDPEVLKYVGLNPDEVNGFAFGVGIERVTMLRHGIGDLRAFFENDMRFLKQFK, from the coding sequence ATGAAAGAAGAAATTCTAAAAGTTAAGGAAGAAATACAAAAACATATAGAAGAATCTAAGACTCTTCAAAAACTTGAAGAAATTAGAGTAAACTATATGGGAAAAAAAGGAATCTTTACGGACTTATCTAAGAAAATGAAAGACCTTACAGCAGAAGAAAGGCCTAAGATTGGACAAATAATAAATGAAGTTAAAGAAAAAATTAGTAATTTATTAGATGAAAAAAATAAGGCTTTAAAAGAAAAAGAATTAAATGAAAGATTAGAAAGTGAAATAATTGATGTAAGCTTACCTGGAACAAAATATAACTATGGTACAGTACATCCTATCAATGAAACTATGGAGCTTATGAAAAATATCTTTTCAAAAATGGGCTTTGATATAGTTGATGGACCAGAAATAGAAACTGTTGAATACAATTTTGATGCTTTGAATATTCCTAAAACTCATCCATCAAGAGATTTAACTGATACATTCTATTTAAATGATTCTATTGTGTTGAGAACACAAACATCACCAGTTCAAATAAGATATATGCTTGAACATGGTACTCCATTTAGAATGATCTGTCCTGGTAAAGTATATAGACCAGATTATGATATATCTCATACACCTATGTTCCATCAAATGGAAGGTTTAGTTGTTGGAAAAGATATATCTTTCGCAGATTTAAAAGGAATATTAACTCACTTTGTAAAAGAAGTTTTTGGAGACAGAAAAGTAAGATTTAGACCTCATTTCTTCCCATTCACAGAGCCTAGTGCTGAAATGGACGTTGAATGTATGATTTGTCATGGAGAAGGTTGCAGACTATGTAAAGATAGTGGTTGGATAGAAATAATGGGTTGCGGAATGGTAGATCCAGAAGTTCTAAAATATGTAGGACTTAATCCAGATGAAGTGAATGGTTTTGCCTTTGGGGTAGGTATAGAACGTGTAACTATGCTTAGACATGGTATTGGGGATTTGAGAGCATTTTTTGAAAATGATATGAGGTTCTTAAAACAATTTAAATAG
- the pheT gene encoding phenylalanine--tRNA ligase subunit beta, translating to MLISLNWLKQYVDIKESVDEIANALTMIGQEVEAIDIQGKDLGNVVIGQIVEFDKHPNSDRLTLLKVNVGEEAPLQIICGATNHKLNDKVVVAKIGAVLPGNFKIKKSKIRDVESFGMLCSDAELGLAKESEGIIILPEDAPIGKEYREYAGLNDVIFELEITPNRPDCLSHIGIAREVAAYYNRKVKYPVIEMAETIESINTVIKVNIEDKDRCKRYLGRVIKNVKIKESPEWLKTRIRAMGLNPINNVVDITNFVMFEYNQPMHAFDLDKVEGNITIRAAKENEEITTLDGVERVLKNGELVIADDEKAIAIGGVIGGQNTQIDNDTKNIFVEVAYFTPENIRRESRDLGIFTDSSYRNERGMDIENLAVVMNRAVSLLAEVAEGEVLSEVIDKYVEKPKRAEISLNLEKLNKFIGKNLTYDEVGKILTHLDIELKPLGDGTTLLIPPSYRADLTRPADIYEEVIRMYGFDNIEAKIPVMSIESGEENTNFKISRIVREILKELGLNEVINYSFIPKFTKELFNFGEEVIEIKNPLSEDMAVMRPTLLYSLITNVRDNINRNQTDLKLFEISKTFKKLGEGQNGLAIEDLKIALILSGREEKNLWNQSKSDYSFYDLKGYLEFLLERLNVTKYSLTRLTNNKNFHPGASAELKIGEDVIGVFGELHPNLVNYFGIKREKVFFAELNLTSLLKYIKIKVNYETISKYPEVLRDLAITLDKSILVGEMVKEIKKKVNLIEKIDIFDVYSGDKIDKDKKSVAMSIVLRDKNRTLTDEDIDKAMTAILELIKDKYNGEIRK from the coding sequence ATGTTAATATCATTAAATTGGTTAAAACAATATGTGGATATAAAAGAAAGTGTGGATGAAATAGCTAATGCCTTAACTATGATAGGGCAAGAAGTTGAAGCTATAGATATCCAAGGAAAAGATTTAGGAAATGTTGTAATAGGACAAATAGTAGAATTTGATAAACATCCAAATTCAGATAGATTAACTCTATTAAAAGTAAATGTAGGGGAAGAAGCACCTTTACAAATAATCTGTGGTGCAACAAATCACAAATTAAATGATAAGGTAGTTGTTGCTAAAATAGGAGCAGTTTTACCTGGAAACTTTAAAATTAAAAAGAGTAAAATAAGAGATGTAGAATCATTTGGAATGTTATGTTCAGATGCAGAGTTAGGTCTTGCAAAAGAAAGTGAAGGGATAATAATACTTCCTGAAGATGCTCCTATAGGAAAAGAATATAGAGAGTATGCAGGATTAAATGATGTAATATTTGAACTTGAAATCACTCCTAATAGACCAGATTGTTTATCTCACATTGGTATAGCAAGAGAAGTTGCTGCTTATTACAATAGAAAGGTTAAATATCCTGTTATAGAAATGGCAGAAACTATTGAGTCTATAAATACAGTAATAAAAGTAAATATAGAAGATAAAGATAGATGTAAAAGATATCTAGGTAGAGTAATAAAAAATGTTAAAATTAAAGAATCACCTGAGTGGTTGAAAACTAGAATTAGAGCAATGGGATTAAACCCTATAAATAATGTAGTTGATATTACAAACTTTGTAATGTTTGAATATAATCAACCTATGCATGCTTTTGATTTAGATAAGGTAGAAGGAAACATCACAATAAGAGCTGCTAAAGAAAATGAAGAGATTACAACTCTTGATGGAGTTGAAAGAGTTCTTAAAAATGGAGAACTTGTGATAGCTGATGATGAGAAAGCTATTGCAATTGGAGGAGTAATAGGGGGACAAAATACTCAAATAGATAATGATACTAAAAATATCTTTGTTGAAGTTGCTTATTTCACACCTGAAAATATTAGGAGAGAATCAAGAGATTTAGGAATTTTTACAGATTCTTCTTATAGAAATGAAAGAGGAATGGACATAGAAAATCTAGCTGTTGTTATGAATAGAGCAGTTTCTTTGTTAGCTGAAGTTGCTGAAGGAGAAGTTCTATCAGAGGTTATAGATAAATATGTAGAAAAACCTAAGAGAGCAGAAATATCATTAAATTTAGAAAAATTAAATAAATTTATAGGAAAAAATTTAACTTATGATGAAGTTGGAAAAATATTAACTCATTTAGACATTGAATTAAAACCACTAGGAGATGGAACTACACTTTTAATTCCACCTAGCTATAGAGCAGATTTAACAAGACCAGCAGATATTTATGAAGAAGTTATCAGAATGTATGGTTTTGATAATATAGAAGCTAAAATACCTGTGATGTCAATAGAATCTGGTGAAGAAAATACTAACTTCAAAATTTCAAGAATAGTTAGAGAAATTCTAAAAGAATTAGGTTTAAATGAAGTTATAAACTATAGTTTCATACCAAAATTCACAAAGGAATTATTTAATTTTGGAGAAGAAGTTATAGAAATAAAAAATCCTTTAAGTGAAGATATGGCAGTTATGAGACCAACTTTACTATATAGTTTAATAACTAATGTTAGAGATAATATAAATAGAAATCAAACAGATTTGAAACTATTTGAAATAAGTAAAACATTTAAAAAACTAGGAGAAGGACAAAATGGTCTTGCTATTGAAGATTTAAAAATAGCTTTAATTCTATCGGGTAGAGAAGAAAAAAATCTATGGAATCAATCAAAATCAGACTATAGTTTCTATGATTTAAAAGGATATTTAGAATTCTTACTAGAAAGATTAAATGTTACAAAATATTCTTTAACTAGATTGACTAATAACAAAAACTTCCATCCAGGAGCAAGTGCTGAATTAAAAATTGGAGAAGATGTTATAGGAGTCTTTGGGGAACTTCATCCTAACTTAGTAAATTACTTTGGAATAAAAAGAGAAAAAGTATTTTTTGCGGAACTTAATCTAACAAGTTTACTAAAATACATTAAGATAAAAGTAAATTATGAAACAATAAGTAAATATCCAGAAGTATTAAGAGATTTAGCTATAACTTTAGATAAGTCTATCTTAGTTGGTGAAATGGTAAAAGAAATTAAAAAGAAAGTTAACCTTATTGAAAAAATAGATATCTTTGATGTATATTCAGGAGATAAAATTGATAAGGATAAAAAATCTGTTGCTATGAGTATAGTTTTAAGAGATAAAAATAGAACTCTGACAGATGAAGATATAGACAAAGCTATGACTGCTATTTTAGAATTGATCAAAGATAAATATAATGGAGAAATAAGAAAATAG
- a CDS encoding toxin-antitoxin system YwqK family antitoxin — MKKLLACLFLLISVVGFSEEKIAIENMEVRDEKIYIKGQQTPLTGILEKKYPSGKIEATLEVANGKLNGKTYIYYENGTVKKEENYVNGLMEGAVRTYYPNGQLEFEITNKNDLRNGVERHYSGEGKLMSEIPYQNDIVTGIVKQYYENGKLEYETNYVNNKKEGLSKRYYPSGTILSQVIFKDDKEQGIMKGYSEAGKLEIEIPYKNGLVDGLVKRYNEKGKVVEQATYKNGQEVKIK, encoded by the coding sequence ATGAAAAAATTATTAGCATGTTTGTTTTTATTAATTTCTGTTGTAGGATTTTCAGAAGAAAAAATTGCCATTGAAAACATGGAAGTAAGAGATGAAAAAATATATATTAAAGGACAGCAAACTCCACTTACAGGGATATTGGAAAAGAAATATCCGAGTGGAAAAATAGAAGCAACTTTAGAAGTTGCAAATGGAAAATTAAATGGAAAAACTTATATATATTATGAAAATGGAACTGTAAAAAAAGAAGAAAACTATGTAAATGGTCTTATGGAAGGTGCAGTAAGAACTTATTATCCAAATGGGCAGTTAGAATTTGAAATAACTAATAAAAATGATTTAAGAAATGGTGTTGAAAGACACTATTCAGGAGAAGGAAAATTAATGTCAGAAATACCATATCAAAATGACATTGTTACTGGTATAGTAAAACAATACTATGAAAATGGAAAATTAGAGTATGAAACAAATTATGTTAATAATAAAAAAGAAGGACTTTCTAAAAGATATTATCCAAGTGGAACAATACTTAGTCAAGTAATTTTTAAAGATGACAAAGAACAAGGAATAATGAAAGGATACTCAGAAGCTGGAAAGTTAGAGATAGAGATACCATATAAAAATGGTCTAGTAGATGGTCTTGTTAAAAGATACAATGAAAAAGGAAAAGTTGTAGAACAAGCAACTTATAAAAATGGGCAAGAAGTAAAAATAAAATAG